In Fusobacterium hwasookii, a single window of DNA contains:
- a CDS encoding adenylate kinase: MINLNLVLFGAPGAGKGTQAKFIVDKYGIPQISTGDILRVAVANQTKLGLEAKKFMDAGQLVPDEVVNGLVAERLAEKDCEKGFIMDGFPRTVVQAKALDEILTKLGKQIEKVIALNVPDADIIERITGRRTSKVTGKIYHIKFNPPVDEKEEDLVQRVDDTEEVVVKRLETYHNQTAPVLDYYKAQNKVTEIDGTKKLEDITQDIFKILG; encoded by the coding sequence ATGATTAATTTGAATTTAGTTTTATTTGGAGCACCAGGAGCAGGAAAAGGAACACAAGCAAAATTTATTGTTGATAAATATGGAATACCTCAAATTTCAACAGGAGATATATTAAGAGTGGCAGTTGCTAATCAAACAAAATTAGGATTAGAAGCTAAAAAATTTATGGATGCAGGGCAATTAGTTCCTGATGAAGTTGTTAATGGTTTAGTTGCTGAAAGATTAGCAGAAAAAGATTGTGAAAAAGGTTTTATAATGGATGGTTTCCCAAGAACTGTTGTTCAAGCAAAAGCCTTAGATGAAATATTAACAAAATTAGGAAAACAAATAGAAAAAGTTATAGCTTTAAATGTACCTGATGCAGATATAATAGAAAGAATTACAGGAAGAAGAACATCAAAAGTAACTGGAAAAATTTATCATATTAAGTTTAATCCTCCAGTTGATGAAAAAGAAGAAGATTTAGTTCAAAGAGTAGATGACACAGAAGAAGTTGTTGTAAAAAGATTAGAAACTTATCATAATCAAACTGCACCAGTTTTAGATTATTATAAAGCACAAAATAAAGTAACTGAAATTGATGGAACTAAAAAATTAGAAGATATTACACAAGACATATTTAAAATTTTAGGATAG
- a CDS encoding SDR family oxidoreductase, with product MKKILIMGGNQFVGKEIVKNFLEKDYIVYVLNRGTRKNIEGVFFLKADRNNYIETENILKNIEVDIIVDVSAYTEEQVDILQKVMKDRFKQYILISSASVYNSIESAPVNEESEIGENLIWGDYAKNKYLAEQKTIENSNLYNFKYTIYRPFYIYGIGNNLDRENYFFSRIKYDLPIYIPSKNNIIQFGYVEDLALAIESSINNSDFYNQIFNISGDEYVTMSEFIEICAKVINKKTTIKYVDTAKSQIKVRDWFPFREVNLFGDISKLENTGFRNTYSLVQGLEKTYKYNDKNNLILKPVLHKIEIEN from the coding sequence ATGAAAAAAATTTTAATTATGGGAGGAAATCAATTCGTAGGAAAAGAAATAGTGAAAAATTTTTTAGAAAAAGATTACATAGTTTATGTTTTAAATAGAGGGACAAGAAAAAATATTGAAGGGGTATTTTTTTTAAAAGCAGATAGAAATAATTATATTGAAACAGAAAATATTTTAAAAAATATAGAAGTAGATATTATTGTAGATGTATCAGCTTATACAGAAGAGCAAGTTGATATATTACAAAAAGTTATGAAAGATAGATTTAAACAATATATCTTAATAAGTAGTGCTTCTGTTTATAATAGTATAGAATCTGCTCCTGTAAATGAAGAGAGTGAAATAGGAGAGAATTTAATATGGGGAGATTATGCTAAAAATAAATATTTAGCAGAACAGAAAACTATTGAAAATTCAAATTTGTACAATTTTAAGTACACTATATATAGACCTTTTTATATATATGGAATAGGAAATAATTTAGATAGAGAAAATTATTTTTTTTCAAGAATAAAATATGATTTACCTATTTATATACCTAGTAAAAATAATATAATTCAATTTGGTTATGTTGAAGATTTAGCTTTAGCAATAGAAAGTTCAATAAATAATTCAGATTTTTACAATCAAATTTTTAATATTTCTGGAGATGAATATGTTACTATGAGTGAATTTATAGAAATATGTGCTAAGGTTATAAATAAAAAAACAACAATAAAATATGTAGATACGGCAAAAAGTCAAATAAAAGTAAGAGATTGGTTTCCATTTAGAGAAGTTAATCTTTTTGGAGATATATCAAAATTAGAAAATACAGGTTTTAGAAACACATATTCTTTAGTACAAGGTTTAGAAAAAACATATAAATATAATGATAAAAATAATTTAATTTTAAAACCAGTTCTACACAAAATAGAAATAGAAAATTAA
- a CDS encoding ABC-F family ATP-binding cassette domain-containing protein yields the protein MIATASLGMRFSGRKLFEDVNLKFTPGNCYGVIGANGAGKSTFVKILSGELEATEGEVIFDKNKRMSVLKQDHFQYEEEEVLNVVLMGNKKLWDIMVEKNAIYAKTNFTDEDGIRAAELEGEFAELNGWDAETEAETLLMGLKIGADLHHKLMKELTEPEKVKVLLAQALFGEPDVLLLDEPTNGLDVKAISWLENFIMGLENSTVIVVSHDRHFLNKVCTHITDIDYGKIKMYVGNYDFWYESNELMKTLINNKNKKLEQKRQELQEFIARFSANASKSKQATSRKKHLEKLQLEDMQMSNRKYPFVEFKPEREAGNNLLKVENLSKTIEGVKVLDNVSFTIETGDKVVFLAKNDLVKTTLLSILAGEIEPDSGTYTWGVTTSQAYMPRDNSEYFNNTDVNLIDWLRPYSPDEHEAFIRGFLGRMLFSGDETLKKVSVLSGGEKVRCMLSKLMLSGANVLLFDNPSDHLDLESITSLNKALIKFKGTILFGAHDHEFIQTVANRIIEITPKGLVDKVTTYDEYLEDETIQARLDEMYS from the coding sequence ATGATAGCAACAGCAAGTCTTGGAATGAGATTTTCTGGTAGAAAATTATTTGAAGATGTAAATTTAAAATTTACTCCTGGTAACTGTTATGGAGTTATAGGAGCTAATGGAGCAGGAAAATCAACATTTGTAAAAATTCTTTCAGGAGAATTAGAAGCAACAGAGGGAGAAGTTATATTTGATAAAAACAAAAGAATGTCTGTTTTAAAACAAGACCACTTCCAATATGAAGAGGAAGAAGTTTTAAATGTTGTTCTTATGGGTAATAAAAAGTTATGGGATATTATGGTAGAGAAAAATGCCATCTATGCAAAAACTAATTTCACTGACGAAGACGGAATAAGAGCTGCAGAACTTGAAGGAGAGTTTGCCGAACTTAATGGATGGGATGCAGAAACAGAAGCTGAAACTTTACTTATGGGACTTAAAATTGGTGCAGATTTACATCATAAATTGATGAAAGAATTAACTGAGCCTGAAAAAGTAAAAGTTTTACTTGCACAAGCACTTTTTGGCGAACCAGATGTTTTACTTTTAGATGAGCCTACAAACGGACTTGATGTAAAAGCAATAAGCTGGTTAGAAAACTTTATCATGGGTCTTGAAAATTCAACAGTTATTGTTGTATCACATGATAGACACTTTTTAAATAAAGTTTGTACTCATATCACTGATATAGATTATGGTAAAATTAAAATGTATGTTGGGAACTATGATTTCTGGTATGAATCAAACGAACTTATGAAAACTTTAATTAACAATAAAAATAAAAAATTAGAACAAAAAAGACAAGAATTACAAGAATTTATTGCTAGATTTAGTGCTAATGCCTCTAAGTCTAAACAAGCTACTTCAAGAAAGAAACACTTAGAAAAATTACAACTTGAAGATATGCAAATGTCTAATAGAAAATATCCATTTGTTGAATTTAAACCTGAAAGAGAAGCAGGAAATAACTTACTAAAAGTTGAAAATCTTTCAAAAACTATTGAAGGAGTAAAAGTTTTAGATAATGTTTCTTTTACAATTGAAACAGGAGATAAAGTTGTTTTTCTAGCTAAAAATGATTTGGTAAAAACTACTTTGCTATCTATTTTAGCTGGTGAAATTGAACCTGACTCAGGAACTTACACTTGGGGAGTTACAACTAGCCAAGCATATATGCCAAGAGATAACAGTGAATATTTTAATAACACAGATGTAAACTTAATTGATTGGTTAAGACCATACTCACCAGATGAACATGAAGCATTTATCAGAGGATTTTTAGGAAGAATGTTATTTTCAGGAGATGAAACTCTTAAAAAGGTATCTGTATTATCTGGAGGAGAAAAAGTTAGATGTATGTTATCTAAATTGATGCTTTCGGGAGCTAATGTACTTTTATTTGATAACCCAAGTGACCACTTAGATTTGGAATCAATAACTTCATTAAATAAAGCTTTAATTAAATTTAAAGGTACTATTTTATTTGGAGCTCATGACCATGAGTTTATTCAAACTGTTGCTAATAGAATTATTGAAATAACTCCAAAGGGACTTGTTGATAAAGTAACAACTTATGATGAATATCTAGAAGATGAAACTATCCAAGCTAGATTAGATGAAATGTACAGTTAA
- a CDS encoding cob(I)yrinic acid a,c-diamide adenosyltransferase gives MEDKKYVNITKVYTKRGDKGETDLLGGSSARKDSLKVESYGCIDESSSFIGVARYYCKNKVIKERLKEIQNKLLVLGGFLASDAKGKEIMKDQIKEEDIKLLEEYIDEYNQKLPPLTHFILPGDDEVAAHFHVARTVVRRAERRIVSLASQEPDLNPLIQKYVNRLSDLMFVLARYSEEVENKKWKSSNLNI, from the coding sequence ATGGAAGATAAAAAATATGTAAATATAACAAAAGTATATACAAAAAGAGGAGATAAAGGAGAAACTGATTTATTAGGTGGAAGTTCAGCTAGAAAAGATAGCTTAAAAGTTGAATCTTATGGTTGCATTGATGAGTCTTCTTCTTTTATTGGAGTTGCAAGATATTATTGTAAGAATAAAGTTATAAAAGAAAGATTAAAAGAAATTCAAAATAAATTATTAGTTCTTGGTGGTTTCTTAGCTAGTGATGCTAAAGGTAAAGAAATTATGAAAGATCAAATAAAAGAAGAAGATATTAAGTTATTGGAAGAATATATTGATGAATATAATCAAAAATTACCTCCATTAACACATTTCATATTACCTGGTGATGATGAAGTGGCAGCTCATTTTCATGTAGCAAGAACTGTTGTGAGAAGAGCTGAAAGAAGAATAGTGTCTCTTGCATCACAAGAACCTGATTTGAATCCTCTTATTCAAAAATATGTAAATAGATTATCTGACTTAATGTTTGTTTTAGCCAGATATTCAGAAGAAGTAGAAAACAAAAAATGGAAGTCTTCAAATTTAAATATATAA
- a CDS encoding single-stranded DNA-binding protein has product MNLVVLNGRLTRDPELKFGQSGKAYSRFSIAVDRPFQSSADKSSQTADFINCVAFGKTAEFIGEYFRKGRKILLNGKLQMSQYESEGKKVTTYVVVVDSVEFGEAKANSGTADTSSYGHNTNKTNNVMEAPVFDETSSDDMGVPAEIDDEFPF; this is encoded by the coding sequence ATGAATTTAGTTGTTTTAAATGGAAGACTTACAAGAGATCCAGAATTAAAATTTGGGCAAAGTGGAAAGGCATATTCAAGATTTTCAATAGCAGTTGATAGACCTTTTCAATCTAGTGCTGATAAAAGTTCTCAAACAGCTGACTTTATAAACTGTGTTGCTTTTGGAAAAACAGCTGAGTTTATTGGAGAGTATTTTAGAAAAGGAAGAAAAATTTTACTAAATGGAAAATTACAAATGAGTCAATATGAATCAGAAGGAAAAAAAGTAACTACTTATGTTGTTGTTGTTGATTCAGTTGAATTTGGAGAAGCTAAGGCAAATAGTGGAACAGCAGATACTTCATCTTATGGGCATAATACAAACAAAACAAATAATGTAATGGAAGCACCTGTTTTTGATGAAACTTCATCTGATGATATGGGAGTCCCTGCTGAAATTGATGATGAATTTCCGTTCTAG
- a CDS encoding cupin domain-containing protein, translating into MVKIEVAKAIDFNQLINSKDAEVVSMRILNQSNSYISLFSLAKNEEITAEAMLGNRYYYCFNGSGEVAIENNKKLIKNGDFLEVLAHNNYSIKSSDTLKLIEIGEKIGDEAMENQTLKMLEAASAFNLADCVEYKEGQIVSKNLVAKSNLVITIMSFWKGEALDPHKAPGDALVTVLDGEGKYIVDGKPFIVKKGESAVLPANIPHAVEAVENFKMMLTLVK; encoded by the coding sequence ATGGTAAAAATAGAAGTTGCAAAAGCCATTGATTTTAATCAACTTATAAATTCAAAAGATGCTGAAGTTGTAAGTATGAGAATTTTAAATCAATCAAATAGCTATATTTCTTTATTTTCATTAGCTAAAAATGAAGAGATTACAGCTGAAGCTATGTTAGGAAATAGATATTATTATTGTTTTAATGGTAGTGGGGAAGTGGCTATTGAAAATAATAAAAAACTTATTAAAAATGGTGATTTTTTAGAAGTTTTAGCTCATAATAACTACTCTATAAAATCATCTGATACTTTAAAACTTATTGAAATTGGAGAAAAAATAGGAGATGAAGCTATGGAAAACCAAACTTTAAAAATGTTAGAAGCTGCAAGTGCTTTTAATCTTGCAGATTGTGTAGAATATAAAGAAGGGCAAATTGTAAGTAAAAACTTAGTTGCAAAGTCTAATTTAGTTATAACTATTATGTCATTCTGGAAAGGGGAAGCACTAGATCCTCATAAAGCACCTGGTGATGCACTTGTTACTGTTCTTGATGGAGAAGGTAAATACATTGTTGATGGAAAGCCTTTTATTGTGAAAAAAGGAGAAAGTGCAGTTTTACCTGCTAATATTCCTCATGCTGTTGAAGCAGTAGAAAACTTTAAAATGATGTTAACACTTGTAAAATAA
- a CDS encoding bifunctional alpha/beta hydrolase/class I SAM-dependent methyltransferase, giving the protein MENFYFNTFDGNKIFYRTWNFEKNKKTLIIIHRGHEHSERLSELAQDEKFLKYNIFAYDLRGHGYTETKTSPNAMDYVRDLASFVNHIKNKYQIKEEDIFIVANSIGGVILSAYVHDFAPNIAGIALLAPAFEIKLYIPFARELVILLTKIKKDAKVMSYVKAKVLTHDVEEQNKYNSDKLINKEINARLLIDLADMGKRLVEDSMAIELPTIIFSAEKDYVVKNSAQKKFFLNLSSKKREFVELENFYHGIIFEKERQKVYKMLDDFMQDVFKNQNTELDVSPREFSRKEYERIALEEYPLSEKIFYSIQKFSMKTFGFLSKGMSLGLKYGFDSGISLDYIYKNQANGKLLIGKFIDRFYLNQIGWAGVRERKKNLLALIEEKINNLGEENVKVLDVAGGTGNYLFDIKGKYPKVEILINEFKKSNIEVGEEVIKKNNWENISFVNYDCFDKETYKKINYTPNIVIISGVFELFEDNSMLENTISGITEILDKNSAVIYTGQPWHPQLKQIALVLNSHKGNDKSWLMRRRSEKELDSLFENYNLKKEKMLIDNDGIFTVSLAELR; this is encoded by the coding sequence ATGGAAAATTTTTATTTTAATACCTTTGATGGAAATAAAATTTTTTATAGAACATGGAATTTTGAAAAAAATAAGAAAACTTTAATTATCATTCATAGAGGACATGAGCATTCAGAAAGATTAAGTGAATTAGCACAAGACGAGAAATTTTTAAAATACAATATTTTTGCTTATGATTTAAGAGGACATGGTTACACAGAAACTAAGACTTCACCTAATGCTATGGACTATGTTAGAGATTTAGCTTCTTTTGTAAATCATATAAAAAATAAATATCAAATAAAAGAAGAAGATATTTTTATTGTTGCAAATAGTATAGGTGGAGTTATACTCTCTGCCTATGTTCATGATTTTGCACCAAATATAGCAGGTATAGCTTTACTTGCACCTGCCTTTGAAATAAAACTTTATATTCCTTTTGCTAGAGAGCTTGTTATATTACTTACTAAAATAAAAAAAGATGCTAAGGTTATGAGTTATGTAAAAGCAAAAGTTTTAACTCATGATGTTGAGGAACAAAATAAATATAATTCTGATAAACTTATCAATAAAGAAATCAATGCTAGACTATTAATTGACTTAGCTGATATGGGAAAAAGATTGGTTGAAGATTCTATGGCAATAGAATTACCTACAATAATATTTTCTGCTGAAAAAGACTATGTTGTTAAAAACTCTGCCCAAAAAAAATTCTTCTTAAATTTATCTTCTAAAAAGAGAGAATTTGTAGAACTTGAAAATTTTTATCATGGAATAATCTTTGAAAAAGAAAGACAAAAAGTATATAAAATGTTAGATGATTTTATGCAAGATGTTTTTAAAAATCAAAATACTGAACTTGATGTTTCTCCTAGAGAATTTTCAAGAAAGGAGTATGAGAGGATAGCCTTAGAAGAATATCCACTAAGTGAAAAAATATTTTATTCTATCCAAAAATTTTCAATGAAAACTTTTGGCTTTTTAAGCAAAGGGATGAGTTTAGGTTTAAAATATGGTTTTGATTCTGGAATTTCCCTTGATTATATTTATAAAAATCAAGCTAATGGAAAATTATTAATAGGAAAGTTTATAGATAGATTTTATCTTAATCAAATTGGTTGGGCAGGTGTAAGAGAAAGAAAGAAAAACTTACTTGCTTTAATTGAAGAAAAAATAAATAATTTAGGTGAAGAAAATGTTAAAGTTCTAGATGTTGCTGGTGGAACTGGAAATTATTTATTTGATATTAAAGGAAAATATCCAAAGGTAGAGATTTTAATAAACGAATTTAAAAAATCAAATATTGAAGTTGGAGAAGAAGTTATTAAAAAAAATAATTGGGAAAATATATCTTTTGTAAATTACGACTGTTTTGACAAGGAAACTTATAAAAAAATAAATTATACTCCCAATATAGTTATAATCTCAGGAGTTTTTGAGCTCTTTGAAGATAATAGTATGCTTGAAAATACTATATCAGGGATAACAGAAATCTTAGATAAAAATAGTGCTGTTATCTATACAGGTCAACCTTGGCACCCTCAATTAAAGCAAATAGCCTTAGTTCTTAATAGCCATAAAGGAAATGATAAATCTTGGCTTATGAGAAGAAGAAGTGAAAAAGAGCTAGATAGCTTATTTGAAAATTATAATTTAAAGAAAGAAAAAATGCTAATTGATAATGATGGAATTTTTACTGTTTCATTAGCAGAATTGAGGTAG
- a CDS encoding CDP-alcohol phosphatidyltransferase family protein, translated as MDISIYKLKTKFQNLLMPICEKLVKLKITPNQITVTTVLLNIIFAGIIYKFSNYNFLYLTVPLFLFLRMALNALDGMIANKFNQKTKIGVFYNEAGDVISDTVFFYIFLRVVEVNEVYNLLFIFLSALSEYIGVVTVMVDNKRHYEGPMGKSDRAFLISLLAIIYFFVGNQYFDYILILSIILLIFTIHNRVKSSLRGE; from the coding sequence GTGGATATTTCTATATATAAATTAAAAACAAAATTCCAAAACTTGCTTATGCCTATTTGTGAAAAATTAGTAAAATTAAAAATCACACCTAATCAAATAACAGTGACAACTGTTTTATTGAATATAATTTTTGCTGGAATAATCTATAAATTTAGTAACTATAACTTTTTATATTTAACAGTACCTCTATTTCTATTTTTAAGAATGGCATTAAATGCTTTAGATGGTATGATAGCTAATAAATTTAACCAAAAAACTAAAATAGGAGTTTTTTACAATGAAGCAGGAGATGTTATATCAGATACAGTTTTCTTCTATATATTTTTAAGAGTTGTTGAAGTAAATGAAGTCTATAATCTTCTTTTTATATTCTTATCAGCTTTATCAGAATATATAGGAGTAGTTACAGTAATGGTAGATAATAAAAGACATTATGAAGGACCTATGGGAAAAAGCGATAGAGCTTTCTTAATAAGTTTACTTGCTATTATTTATTTTTTTGTAGGAAATCAGTATTTTGATTATATTCTAATTTTATCTATAATTTTATTAATTTTTACAATACATAATAGAGTAAAATCTTCTTTAAGGGGTGAATGA